A region of the Roseiflexus sp. RS-1 genome:
GATGATCCGATTGCCCGCATACGAATGCGGTACTGTGCAAAGCGTGCCGGGTGATCGAAGTGCGTGCGCGTCTGTGGCGCCAGATCGACGACCCACGGCGTCCAGTTGACGCCATCGACGCTGGCACGCACGTCAACCGCCACCTGAGCGCCACGGGGAAGCAGTGCCGTGTACTCGATGTGCAGGGTGTCGAACTCAACCGCGTAGGCAATGGTCTCACTGACGAAAACACCAAGACGACCGACGCCGCCAAATGCGGCTGGCGCCGGAAATGCGTCCCGCGCGAGCGTCATGCTGCCATCGGGTGCAACAACGATGCCATCGGCGACGCCAGCAGGTTGCGATGCGGCATGGACCGGCAGCGCCAGAAGGCACACGATGAGTAATGCAAATGCGACGGCACCCCTGCGCAGGCGCGGAACGACACGGTACATGAAGCCTCGTGGCTTTCCTCTTTCTCAACCGGACAGGGGCGGATTATACCATACTTCCGAAAACGGCTTGCCGCTACACGCATCACCGTGCCAGCCATCCACCATCAACGACAAGCACATGACCATGCACATAGTCGCTGGCGGACGACGCCAGAAAAATCGCAGCGCCTGCCAGGTCTTCGGGGACGCCCCAGCGTCCGGCTGGAATGCGTTCGAGGATCTGCCGGGAGCGCTCTGGATCGTCGCGCAGCGCCTGGGTATTGTCGGTAACCATATAGCCGGGCGCAATTGCATTGACATTCACACCCAACCGCGCCCATTCGTTGGCAAGCGCCTTCGTCAGACCGGCGACCGCATGTTTGGCAGCGGCGTATGCAGGTACGCGCAAACCGCCCTGAAAGGCAAGCACAGAAGCCACATTGATGATCTTGCCGCGTCCCTGTGCGATCATCAGGCGTCCGGCGGATTGACAGAGCGCCCAGACCGCATCGAGGTTCACATCGAGCACAGCCCGCCAGTCGCTCCAGCCGTACTCGGTCGCCGGTGCGCGCCGGATGATTCCGGCATTGTTCACCAGAATATCGAGCCGACCGAGTTGAGCGACAGTATCGTTGATAAGCCCTTCAATCGGCGCGGTAGTGCTCAGATCGGCGGTCAACGCAATTCCGCGCCGTCCTGCGGCGACAATGGCGGAAAGGGTGGCAGCGGCATCGCCAGAGCGGGAGACAACTGCCACATCCGCTCCGGCGTGCGCCAGCGCCAGGGCGATCCCCTGTCCCAACCCCTTGTCGCCGCCGGTGACCAGCGCAACCCGTCCATCGAGGCGAAAGAGTTCCAGCATGGCAGACCTCACGATCGCTCCACCTGTTTGATCAACGGCGCCGCTTTCTGCACCCACGCAAGCGCCGGATCGAACGCGACTGCCTGCGTGCGTCCTGTTCCGGCGAGGAACCAGAGGAAGTAGTTGGTGTACCCTGGAGCGCTGCACGTCGTATGGTAGCCGTGGGGCGCCATAAAAATCGTCGAGTCGGTGATGGTATATGTCTGATCATAACCGCGTTCAGGGCTATAATGCCGGCACAGTCCGAACCCTTCCGGCGGATTGACACGAAAGTAGTACATCTCCTCGTGACAGGCTTCGTGGGGAAGATTATCCACCTCGTGCCTGTGTGGCGGGTAGGTGCTCCAGTTTCCCGAAGGCACAAATGTTTCGCCGACCAGCAACTTCGCCGCTGGCAATTCGGGTTGACTGCTGGTTGTCAGGATGTTGTACAGCGTGCGACTGAAGTTCGCGGCGCCAGCATCGACCCGCACCACCATATCGGGAGTGATGAGGTACGGTTCGGTACGCAGGTCTGAAGGCGCCAGACAGATTCCGGCGTCCAGCGCGCTGTGCGCCGTGATGGTGTAGGAACTGCCTGCAGGCAGGTAGACCGCAAAGGGTTTGCCTGCGAAAGGATTGGGACGCTCACCAATCCGGGCGAAGGTCTTTCCGGCGATCTGCACCGTGCAGCGCCCACCGAAAAGAACAAGCAGCGCCTCACGTTCACCGGTCGCTCCGTCGAACCTGGCGCCATCGGCAAGGATCAATCGGTTGAAATCGAGCAGCGTGCACGGATTGGTATCCAGGGTGTTGAGCCCGTGGGCGCTGCCGACGCGGGTAAAGCAGGGGATCATACGTGTGCTCCTCCGGTTTCGAGATGCGTCGCTGGTGTCAGGCAGTTCTGTTTGCGCGGAGAGACGATGCGCCTGCACACTATACCATAGCGTGCAGACCCCTTTTCAGTGACACCTGCGTGTCATATAGCCGTGCGGTATGCGAAGTGACTGTCAGTGCTCCCAAAACGGTCGCACCCATCCCCGTCGCACCAGTTCGGCGCGCAGATCGAGCATCGCAGTGTAGGTCGGCAGCACGTAGAGCGTCGCGCCGGGCGGCAGTCGGTTCAGCGCAGC
Encoded here:
- the kduD gene encoding 2-dehydro-3-deoxy-D-gluconate 5-dehydrogenase KduD; this translates as MLELFRLDGRVALVTGGDKGLGQGIALALAHAGADVAVVSRSGDAAATLSAIVAAGRRGIALTADLSTTAPIEGLINDTVAQLGRLDILVNNAGIIRRAPATEYGWSDWRAVLDVNLDAVWALCQSAGRLMIAQGRGKIINVASVLAFQGGLRVPAYAAAKHAVAGLTKALANEWARLGVNVNAIAPGYMVTDNTQALRDDPERSRQILERIPAGRWGVPEDLAGAAIFLASSASDYVHGHVLVVDGGWLAR
- a CDS encoding 5-deoxy-glucuronate isomerase, translating into MIPCFTRVGSAHGLNTLDTNPCTLLDFNRLILADGARFDGATGEREALLVLFGGRCTVQIAGKTFARIGERPNPFAGKPFAVYLPAGSSYTITAHSALDAGICLAPSDLRTEPYLITPDMVVRVDAGAANFSRTLYNILTTSSQPELPAAKLLVGETFVPSGNWSTYPPHRHEVDNLPHEACHEEMYYFRVNPPEGFGLCRHYSPERGYDQTYTITDSTIFMAPHGYHTTCSAPGYTNYFLWFLAGTGRTQAVAFDPALAWVQKAAPLIKQVERS